Proteins from a genomic interval of Mycolicibacterium grossiae:
- a CDS encoding guanylate cyclase — protein MDANTVTLERALAETRTGDVWLFRGASGPDRAIQTMTNAPVNHVGMTVAIDDLPPLIWHAELGATLLDVWTGTHHRGVQLNDARQAVEQWLLKYHQRCWLRQLEPYASRRQEDALLRVIARMDGTAFPTTARLTGRWLRGRLPVVGDFTRGIPFVHGKVRESAERRRVRRRAAGLRTAYCAETVAITYEEMGLLVTEKNDNWFDPGSFWSGDDLPLTAGYRLGDEIAVTLGE, from the coding sequence GTGGACGCGAACACGGTGACCCTCGAGCGCGCGCTGGCCGAGACGCGCACGGGCGACGTCTGGCTGTTCCGCGGCGCGTCCGGGCCGGACCGGGCCATCCAGACCATGACGAACGCCCCGGTGAACCACGTCGGCATGACCGTGGCCATCGACGATCTGCCACCCCTCATCTGGCACGCCGAGCTGGGGGCGACGCTGCTCGACGTCTGGACCGGCACGCACCACCGCGGCGTGCAGCTCAACGATGCGCGGCAGGCCGTCGAGCAGTGGCTGCTGAAGTACCACCAGCGGTGCTGGCTGCGACAGCTCGAGCCCTATGCCTCGCGCCGGCAGGAGGATGCACTGCTGCGCGTGATCGCGCGGATGGACGGGACGGCGTTTCCGACGACGGCCCGGCTAACCGGCCGCTGGCTACGGGGCCGGCTGCCGGTGGTGGGTGACTTCACCCGTGGGATTCCCTTCGTGCATGGCAAGGTTCGCGAGTCCGCCGAGCGCCGCAGGGTACGACGACGGGCCGCGGGCCTCCGGACGGCGTACTGCGCGGAGACCGTCGCCATCACCTACGAGGAGATGGGTCTGCTGGTCACCGAGAAGAACGACAACTGGTTCGACCCCGGGTCGTTCTGGAGTGGGGACGACCTGCCGTTGACGGCCGGCTACCGCCTGGGCGACGAGATCGCCGTAACGCTCGGGGAATGA
- a CDS encoding TetR/AcrR family transcriptional regulator, which produces MDPQVQKWTSKGRATRQRIIDGAAAQIRTNGAVGTRLEDVMDRTGTSKSQLFHYFPGGKDELLLAVAEQEARRVLDDQQPHLGTLTSWAAWQRWRDAVVARYRGQGQQCPLSTVMSEIGRTPGAQAVTQALITQWRSEIEVGVRAMQTRGKIGAAVDPVRAAAALLAGIQGGVLIMLNTGDLGYLEAALDTGIAALRGQSAASRRST; this is translated from the coding sequence ATGGACCCGCAAGTCCAGAAATGGACCTCGAAGGGCCGTGCCACCCGCCAGCGGATCATCGACGGGGCCGCTGCGCAGATCCGCACGAACGGTGCGGTGGGCACACGCCTGGAGGACGTGATGGACCGAACCGGCACGTCGAAGAGCCAGCTGTTCCACTACTTCCCGGGCGGCAAGGACGAATTGCTGCTCGCGGTCGCCGAGCAGGAGGCGCGCCGCGTGCTCGACGACCAGCAGCCGCACCTCGGCACGCTGACGTCGTGGGCGGCGTGGCAACGCTGGCGCGACGCGGTGGTGGCACGTTATCGCGGGCAGGGCCAGCAGTGCCCGCTGTCGACGGTGATGTCCGAGATCGGCCGCACGCCGGGCGCGCAGGCGGTGACGCAGGCGCTGATCACGCAGTGGCGCTCGGAGATCGAGGTCGGCGTGCGGGCCATGCAGACGCGCGGCAAGATCGGCGCCGCCGTCGACCCGGTCCGTGCTGCGGCCGCTCTGCTCGCCGGCATTCAGGGCGGTGTCCTGATCATGCTGAACACCGGTGATCTCGGCTACCTCGAGGCGGCCCTGGACACCGGCATCGCCGCCCTGCGCGGTCAGAGCGCCGCATCGAGGCGGTCGACGTAG
- a CDS encoding alpha/beta fold hydrolase codes for MSEPRTVDVAGDDVTLRVLVWGPADGPIALCLHGFPDTAHGWRKVAPALVDAGYRVAAPFMRGYAPSTTSSDGSYHVGALMADALAVRDALGGSDDDVLIGHDWGAIAGAGLAALPEAPFAKAVIMSVPPAAAFRGRVPDVGALAARIPLQLLRSWYIGFNQVPWLPERSASWLIPWLWRQWSPGYDAADDVTRVRAAIGAPANWRAALGYYRQTMRGSTPPPRYAALHAHWLNAPVVPTLYLHGTDDGCATADYARWVSRVLPEGSRVTTVGAAGHFLQLEQPDVVARHIVDFVGA; via the coding sequence ATGAGCGAACCACGCACCGTCGACGTCGCCGGCGACGACGTCACGCTCCGCGTCCTGGTGTGGGGGCCCGCCGACGGCCCGATCGCCCTGTGCCTGCACGGTTTCCCGGATACGGCGCACGGCTGGCGGAAGGTGGCGCCGGCCCTCGTCGACGCCGGCTACCGCGTCGCGGCGCCCTTCATGCGCGGCTACGCACCGTCGACGACGTCGTCGGATGGCAGCTACCACGTCGGGGCCCTGATGGCCGACGCGCTGGCGGTGCGCGACGCCCTGGGCGGTAGCGACGACGACGTCCTCATCGGCCACGACTGGGGGGCCATCGCCGGGGCCGGGCTCGCGGCGCTGCCCGAGGCGCCGTTCGCCAAGGCCGTCATCATGTCGGTGCCACCGGCGGCGGCGTTCCGCGGCAGGGTGCCCGACGTCGGCGCCCTCGCCGCGCGAATCCCGCTGCAGCTGCTGCGCAGCTGGTACATCGGCTTCAACCAGGTGCCCTGGCTGCCCGAGCGTTCGGCGTCGTGGCTCATCCCGTGGCTGTGGCGGCAGTGGTCGCCGGGCTATGACGCGGCCGACGACGTCACGCGGGTGCGCGCCGCGATCGGAGCGCCCGCGAACTGGCGGGCGGCACTGGGTTACTACCGGCAAACCATGCGCGGCAGCACCCCGCCGCCGCGCTACGCCGCACTGCACGCGCATTGGCTGAACGCGCCGGTGGTGCCGACGCTGTACCTGCACGGCACCGACGACGGCTGCGCCACGGCCGATTACGCCCGCTGGGTGTCCCGCGTGCTGCCCGAGGGCAGCCGGGTGACGACCGTCGGCGCCGCCGGGCACTTCCTGCAGCTCGAGCAGCCCGACGTGGTCGCCCGGCACATCGTCGACTTCGTCGGCGCGTAG
- a CDS encoding VOC family protein, whose protein sequence is MPTITPSLWFDGNAEEAAAFYVSVFPHSTVDAAVRFTDAGPGPAGEVAYVTFTLDGQRFLGINGGPQFPFTEAVSFEVLCADQDEVDHYWNALVEGGAESQCGWLADRFGLSWQIVPRRLYELLEDPDPARAAAATAAMLGMRRIVVADLEAAVTRV, encoded by the coding sequence ATGCCCACCATCACGCCCTCGCTCTGGTTCGACGGGAACGCCGAGGAGGCCGCTGCCTTCTACGTCTCGGTGTTCCCCCACTCGACGGTGGATGCCGCGGTCCGCTTCACCGACGCGGGTCCCGGCCCGGCCGGCGAGGTGGCCTACGTGACGTTCACCCTCGATGGGCAGCGGTTCCTCGGCATCAACGGCGGACCGCAGTTCCCGTTCACCGAGGCCGTCAGCTTCGAGGTGCTCTGCGCCGATCAGGACGAGGTCGACCATTACTGGAACGCCCTCGTCGAGGGCGGCGCCGAGTCGCAGTGCGGCTGGTTGGCCGACCGCTTCGGCCTGAGCTGGCAGATCGTGCCGCGCCGGTTGTACGAGCTGCTCGAGGACCCGGATCCGGCGCGGGCGGCCGCCGCCACCGCCGCCATGCTCGGGATGCGCCGAATCGTCGTCGCCGACCTGGAAGCGGCCGTCACCAGGGTGTGA
- a CDS encoding lipoprotein LpqH, whose product MRVTAAASTTLGCAVLILAGCANDAPTVETTLVFDGDRHTITTTDVTCSRDGDVLIIFVDGPGKQMVRAVVLDRGRLRADRVAVRYDELAGFTSDRADVDVTRSDDTYQLRGRMPPNAGETAAHSFEIVTTCPEYRPYVPPPGSPPRVPIE is encoded by the coding sequence ATGCGCGTCACCGCGGCAGCTTCGACGACGCTCGGGTGCGCGGTGCTGATCCTCGCGGGCTGCGCCAACGACGCGCCGACGGTCGAGACGACACTGGTCTTCGACGGCGACCGCCACACCATCACCACCACCGACGTGACGTGCAGCCGCGACGGCGACGTCCTCATCATCTTCGTCGACGGCCCGGGCAAGCAGATGGTTCGCGCGGTCGTCCTCGACCGCGGACGGCTGCGGGCCGATCGGGTTGCGGTGCGCTACGACGAGTTGGCCGGCTTCACGTCGGACCGCGCCGACGTGGACGTCACCAGATCCGATGACACCTACCAGTTGCGCGGCCGCATGCCGCCGAATGCCGGTGAGACGGCGGCACATTCGTTCGAGATCGTCACGACCTGCCCGGAGTACCGGCCGTACGTGCCCCCGCCCGGCAGTCCACCGCGTGTGCCGATCGAGTGA
- a CDS encoding Mce protein, with protein sequence MADDPADPVGETADEPAAGVTGASADDQAVDETAAPDAPDAAAAAPRAPLSHVTLATLLGVVLVLALGGLVGWLGVRAYDSHRADEQRALFLAVGRQGAVNLTSIDHTRVDQDVQRILDSATGSFYDEFQQRAQPFAEVVRQVKSTSVGTVTEAGIEDETDDGADVLVAVTVTTAVEGQPEQAPRAWRMRLSVQKTGDDAKVAKVDFVA encoded by the coding sequence ATGGCAGACGACCCTGCCGACCCCGTCGGGGAGACGGCCGACGAGCCCGCCGCCGGGGTGACCGGCGCGTCCGCGGACGACCAGGCCGTCGACGAGACGGCTGCGCCCGACGCTCCGGACGCCGCTGCGGCGGCTCCCCGCGCGCCGCTGTCCCACGTCACCCTCGCGACCCTCCTCGGGGTCGTGCTGGTCCTCGCCCTCGGCGGACTGGTCGGCTGGCTCGGCGTGCGGGCATACGACTCGCACCGCGCCGACGAGCAGCGTGCGCTGTTCCTCGCGGTCGGACGTCAGGGGGCGGTCAACCTCACCAGCATCGACCACACCCGCGTCGACCAGGACGTGCAGCGCATCCTCGACTCGGCGACCGGAAGCTTCTACGACGAGTTCCAGCAGCGCGCCCAGCCGTTCGCCGAGGTGGTCCGGCAGGTGAAGTCGACGTCCGTCGGCACCGTCACCGAGGCGGGCATCGAGGACGAGACCGACGACGGCGCCGACGTCCTCGTCGCCGTCACCGTCACCACCGCGGTCGAGGGTCAGCCCGAGCAGGCGCCCCGTGCCTGGCGGATGCGGCTGTCGGTGCAGAAGACCGGCGACGACGCGAAGGTGGCGAAGGTGGACTTCGTAGCATGA
- a CDS encoding adenylate/guanylate cyclase domain-containing protein: MTMLAIYVLLAVVAAEAVGLLVLARRLKTRDEEIAALTRRLDTRANLLSGGREAVKQVWQTANIIRKEGFGAAVRSSIEDLADWAEVERPDLARLTPDGRVSILFSDIEDSTALNERIGDRAWVRLIARHDKMIGRHVKRCGGHVVKSQGDGFMIAFAQPEQAVRCSLAVQRDLSKRRKEVRVRIGIHTGKSVRRGDDLFGRNVAMAARVAAAADGGEVLVSESVRDAVGGLDDIAFDDGRDYDLKGFSGSHRLYALRLT; encoded by the coding sequence ATGACGATGCTCGCGATCTACGTCCTGCTGGCGGTCGTGGCGGCCGAGGCCGTCGGGCTGCTGGTGCTGGCCCGACGGCTGAAGACCCGCGACGAGGAGATCGCCGCGCTGACGCGGCGTCTGGACACGCGCGCCAATCTGCTGTCCGGGGGACGCGAGGCCGTCAAACAGGTCTGGCAGACGGCGAACATCATCCGCAAGGAGGGCTTCGGCGCCGCGGTGCGATCCTCCATCGAGGACCTGGCCGACTGGGCCGAGGTCGAGCGGCCGGACCTCGCGCGGCTGACGCCCGACGGCCGGGTGTCGATCCTGTTCTCTGACATCGAGGACTCGACGGCGCTCAACGAACGCATCGGTGATCGTGCCTGGGTCCGGCTGATCGCCCGCCACGACAAGATGATCGGCCGCCACGTCAAGCGGTGCGGCGGCCACGTCGTCAAGAGCCAGGGCGACGGCTTCATGATCGCCTTCGCCCAGCCCGAGCAGGCGGTGCGCTGCAGCCTCGCCGTCCAGCGCGACCTGTCGAAGCGGCGGAAGGAGGTTCGCGTGCGGATCGGCATCCACACCGGCAAGTCGGTGCGCCGCGGCGACGACCTGTTCGGCCGCAACGTGGCGATGGCCGCGCGGGTGGCCGCCGCGGCGGACGGCGGCGAGGTGCTCGTCAGCGAGTCGGTCCGCGACGCCGTCGGCGGGCTCGACGACATCGCCTTCGACGACGGACGGGACTACGACCTCAAGGGGTTCAGCGGCAGCCACCGTCTCTACGCACTTCGGCTGACCTGA
- a CDS encoding aminotransferase — translation MTTGFHFLEQPELPAPQVDSEQAAALAAGHFGLEVTAESLGSQQDRNFLLRDRGGEIIGVLKIANPAFSVTELEAQDAAAALIATAEPTLRVSVPRTDTEGRRGTTVTGLLDGPAHVRLPPYLEGGTLVDAGYLAPETVAGMGDVAGRVSRALRGFRHPGLDRALQWDPRFGGDVVEMLARHVGDTALRDRLTAAAALAARRIAAVADQLPVQAVHLDLTDANLVAGPGGHPDGVIDFGDLSATWAVSELAVTLSSVLGHPGTSPTAILPGVTAFHAIRPLSPAEADALWPMLVLRAAVLIASGAQQAELDPDNAYLTEQADAERRMFEVATSLPIDVMPGVIRAAVGLDVTPAPLSGAPLLAGVAAEDVAVLDLSPTSDVYDDAFVPGAWLASGVETRLADATLAAGARVAVTAFGRPRLTRAPALSQDGPKVIPTGMAAYAADDVTVAAQWPGEVARTDAGLVLRGRDLEMAVAGAELTAPTGEVAAGTAIATVASRHWFAVAVKPVGAPAAPAFTSAELAPGWLALARDPAPLLGVAPPVPHDAPKLLARRDSSFARVQEHYYADPPQIERGWRHFLMSTRGRVYLDMVNNVTVLGHAHPRIADVANRQLRRLNTNSRFNYEAVVEYSERLAATLPEPLDTVFLVNSGSEASDLAIRLATAATGRRDVVAVAEAYHGWTYGTDAVSTSTADNPNALTTRPDWVHTVESPNSFRGKYRGDDVGAYAVDAVREIEALVASGRPPAGFICESVYGNAGGMTLPDGYLDAVYGAVRRAGGLAIADEVQVGYGRLGTWFWGFHQQNVVPDIVSVAKSTGNGYPLGAVITSRAVAEAFSSQGYFFSSTGGSPLSCAIGLTVLDVLADEDLQGNALRVGTHLKNRLLALRDRHDVIGTVHGMGLYLGVEMVRDRDTLTPAPEETTAICNRMLDLGVVIQPTGDHQNILKTKPPLCIDVAGADFYVDALDRVLTEGW, via the coding sequence GTGACCACGGGATTCCACTTCCTCGAACAGCCCGAATTGCCGGCGCCGCAGGTCGATTCGGAACAGGCAGCCGCCCTGGCGGCCGGCCACTTCGGGCTCGAGGTGACCGCGGAGTCCCTCGGCAGCCAGCAGGACAGGAACTTCCTGCTGCGCGACCGCGGCGGCGAGATCATTGGCGTGCTGAAGATCGCCAACCCCGCGTTCAGCGTCACCGAGCTGGAGGCGCAGGACGCCGCGGCGGCGCTGATCGCCACCGCCGAACCGACGCTGCGGGTGTCGGTGCCGCGCACCGACACCGAGGGCCGGCGCGGGACGACGGTCACCGGCCTGCTGGACGGCCCGGCCCACGTGCGGCTGCCGCCCTACCTGGAGGGCGGCACGCTGGTCGACGCCGGCTACCTGGCGCCCGAGACCGTCGCCGGCATGGGCGACGTGGCGGGCCGGGTGAGCCGGGCGCTGCGCGGCTTCCGCCATCCCGGCCTGGACCGTGCGCTGCAGTGGGATCCGAGGTTCGGCGGCGACGTCGTCGAGATGCTGGCGCGACACGTCGGGGACACCGCCCTGCGGGACCGACTCACCGCGGCGGCCGCACTGGCCGCCCGGCGCATCGCCGCGGTCGCCGACCAGCTGCCCGTCCAGGCGGTGCACCTCGACCTCACCGACGCGAACCTCGTCGCGGGGCCGGGCGGCCACCCCGACGGCGTCATCGACTTCGGTGACCTGTCCGCCACCTGGGCGGTCTCCGAACTCGCCGTGACGCTGTCCTCGGTGCTCGGCCACCCCGGCACGTCACCGACCGCGATCCTGCCCGGCGTCACGGCTTTCCACGCGATCCGGCCGCTGTCACCGGCGGAGGCCGACGCGCTGTGGCCGATGCTGGTGCTGCGCGCGGCGGTGCTGATCGCCAGCGGGGCGCAGCAGGCCGAACTCGATCCCGACAATGCCTACCTCACCGAGCAGGCCGACGCGGAGCGGCGCATGTTCGAGGTGGCGACGTCGCTGCCGATCGACGTCATGCCCGGCGTCATCCGCGCCGCCGTCGGCCTGGACGTCACGCCGGCTCCGCTCAGCGGCGCGCCACTGCTCGCCGGCGTGGCTGCCGAGGACGTCGCCGTCCTCGACCTGTCCCCCACGTCCGACGTCTACGACGACGCGTTCGTCCCCGGCGCGTGGCTGGCGTCCGGCGTCGAGACCCGTCTGGCCGATGCAACGCTGGCCGCCGGTGCGCGGGTGGCGGTCACGGCGTTCGGGCGGCCGCGGCTCACCCGGGCCCCGGCGCTCAGCCAGGACGGCCCGAAGGTCATCCCGACCGGCATGGCCGCCTACGCGGCGGACGACGTGACCGTCGCCGCGCAGTGGCCCGGCGAGGTCGCCCGCACCGACGCGGGCCTGGTGCTGCGCGGTCGCGACCTCGAGATGGCCGTCGCCGGAGCCGAACTCACTGCGCCGACCGGGGAGGTGGCGGCCGGCACCGCGATCGCCACCGTCGCGTCGCGGCACTGGTTCGCCGTGGCGGTCAAGCCCGTCGGCGCACCTGCGGCCCCCGCGTTCACCAGCGCCGAGTTGGCGCCGGGCTGGCTGGCCCTGGCCCGCGACCCGGCCCCGCTGCTCGGCGTCGCGCCGCCGGTACCCCATGATGCTCCGAAGCTGTTGGCGCGCAGGGATTCCAGCTTCGCGCGCGTGCAGGAGCACTACTACGCCGATCCCCCGCAGATCGAGCGCGGCTGGCGGCACTTCCTGATGTCGACGCGCGGCCGGGTGTACCTCGACATGGTCAACAACGTGACGGTGCTGGGACACGCCCACCCCCGCATCGCCGACGTCGCCAACCGGCAACTGCGCCGGCTGAACACCAACTCGCGGTTCAACTACGAGGCCGTCGTCGAGTACTCCGAGCGGCTCGCGGCCACGCTGCCCGAACCGCTGGACACGGTGTTCCTGGTCAATTCCGGTTCGGAGGCCAGCGATCTCGCGATCCGGCTCGCGACCGCCGCCACCGGCCGCCGCGACGTCGTCGCGGTGGCCGAGGCCTACCACGGCTGGACCTACGGGACCGACGCGGTGTCGACCTCGACGGCCGACAATCCGAATGCCCTGACCACCCGGCCGGACTGGGTGCACACGGTCGAGTCGCCGAACAGCTTCCGCGGCAAGTACCGCGGCGACGACGTCGGCGCCTACGCGGTCGACGCGGTCCGTGAGATCGAGGCGCTGGTCGCGTCCGGCCGTCCGCCGGCGGGATTCATCTGCGAGTCGGTGTACGGCAATGCAGGTGGCATGACGCTGCCCGACGGCTACCTCGACGCGGTGTACGGCGCGGTCCGCCGGGCCGGCGGGCTCGCGATCGCCGACGAGGTGCAGGTCGGGTACGGCCGGCTGGGCACGTGGTTCTGGGGTTTCCACCAGCAGAACGTGGTGCCCGACATCGTGTCGGTGGCCAAGTCGACCGGCAACGGCTACCCCTTGGGTGCGGTGATCACCAGCCGGGCGGTGGCCGAGGCCTTCTCGTCGCAGGGCTACTTCTTCTCCTCGACCGGGGGCAGCCCGCTGTCCTGTGCGATCGGGCTCACGGTGCTCGACGTCCTCGCCGACGAGGATCTGCAGGGCAACGCGCTGCGGGTGGGCACCCACCTGAAGAACCGGCTGCTGGCGCTGCGCGACCGGCACGACGTCATCGGCACGGTGCACGGCATGGGGCTGTACCTCGGCGTCGAGATGGTCCGCGACCGGGACACGTTGACGCCCGCGCCCGAGGAGACCACGGCGATCTGCAACCGGATGCTCGACCTCGGCGTGGTGATCCAGCCGACCGGTGACCACCAGAACATCCTGAAGACCAAGCCGCCGTTGTGCATCGACGTCGCCGGCGCCGACTTCTACGTCGACGCGCTGGACCGGGTGCTCACCGAGGGGTGGTAG
- a CDS encoding alpha/beta fold hydrolase, with protein MAVTEVQTVTFRGVDDLRLVADEWNRGAPSAAERPTILLLHGGGQNRWSWKNTGQVLADHGFHVVALDSRGHGDSDRSPTATYTVEALCDDTLAVLYQIGRPVVVIGASMGGLTGIAAAHEAGPEVVVKLVLVDVVPRFEKEGSARIRDFMFSHVDGFATLDEAADAVAAYLPHRPKPRSTEGLKKNLRWRDGRWHWHWDPAFLTKPEDDPFVRVDKLEQAAINLEIPILLIRGKLSDVVSTEGVQDFLAKVPAEFVELSEAGHTAAGDDNDAFSDVVVRFVAS; from the coding sequence ATGGCCGTGACCGAGGTGCAGACCGTGACGTTCCGTGGTGTCGACGACCTCCGGTTGGTCGCCGACGAGTGGAACCGCGGGGCGCCGTCGGCGGCCGAGCGCCCGACCATCCTCCTGCTGCACGGCGGCGGGCAGAACCGGTGGTCGTGGAAGAACACCGGCCAGGTACTCGCCGACCACGGTTTCCATGTCGTCGCGCTCGACAGCCGCGGCCACGGTGACAGTGACCGCTCGCCCACGGCCACCTACACCGTCGAGGCGCTGTGCGACGACACCCTGGCAGTGCTGTACCAGATCGGGCGGCCCGTGGTGGTGATCGGCGCCAGCATGGGCGGGCTCACCGGCATCGCCGCCGCCCACGAGGCCGGACCGGAGGTCGTGGTCAAGCTCGTCCTCGTCGACGTCGTGCCGCGCTTCGAGAAGGAAGGCAGCGCGCGGATCCGGGACTTCATGTTCAGCCACGTCGACGGGTTCGCGACCCTCGACGAGGCCGCCGACGCCGTTGCCGCCTACCTGCCGCACCGGCCGAAGCCGCGCAGCACCGAGGGGCTGAAGAAGAACCTCCGCTGGCGCGACGGCCGCTGGCACTGGCACTGGGATCCGGCGTTCCTCACCAAGCCCGAGGACGATCCCTTCGTCCGCGTCGACAAGCTCGAGCAGGCCGCGATCAACCTCGAGATACCGATCCTGCTCATCCGTGGGAAGCTGTCCGACGTGGTGAGCACGGAAGGCGTCCAGGACTTCCTGGCGAAGGTGCCGGCGGAGTTCGTCGAGTTGTCCGAGGCCGGTCACACGGCGGCCGGGGACGACAACGATGCGTTCAGCGACGTCGTCGTGCGGTTCGTCGCGTCGTGA
- a CDS encoding DUF1298 domain-containing protein, with the protein MPAARPPRGDARPLTAVDAQTLWLSSVVPSDQYLLYAFDGVPADVDGAVAEVCGRARACPDAAVRVADRGRWRYPAWVPADVDRGWATVDRLDDPTWTGCLRAVTELTARRLDAGVAPWHLHVLPGVRGIPGAAGEGTVAVVRIAHALGDGQRSAALAAHLFGRDAAVPPSWPDPARPLLLPVLGARAARAHRRLRRDEASGAVPPPAIPCPPMRSNALDDGPRILRVLTRRRHDLGAGTVTVAVLSAVAEALTGHLRALGDDPAGLGAEVPMATAPPRRAHNHYGNVGVGLHPDLPASARAERIAADLRDRRVRAEHPAHRADARAFAATPAPLLRWGIGHFDPTVRPVSVSGNAVVSSVHRGPADLAFGGAPVLLTSSFPSLSPLMALAHGVHGLGDVVAVSVHSTEAVLGGPDGVAAYVDRLDAAL; encoded by the coding sequence GTGCCGGCGGCCCGCCCGCCGCGGGGAGACGCCCGGCCGCTGACCGCCGTGGACGCCCAGACGCTGTGGCTCTCATCGGTGGTGCCCAGCGACCAGTACCTGCTGTACGCCTTCGACGGCGTACCGGCCGACGTGGACGGTGCCGTGGCCGAGGTGTGCGGCCGCGCCCGCGCCTGCCCGGACGCCGCGGTCCGGGTCGCCGACCGGGGAAGGTGGCGGTATCCGGCGTGGGTGCCGGCCGACGTCGACCGCGGCTGGGCGACGGTCGATCGCCTCGACGACCCCACCTGGACCGGGTGCCTACGGGCGGTGACCGAGTTGACCGCCCGGCGCCTCGACGCCGGGGTCGCGCCCTGGCACCTGCACGTCCTGCCCGGCGTGCGCGGCATCCCCGGAGCGGCGGGCGAGGGCACCGTCGCGGTGGTGCGCATCGCGCATGCCCTCGGCGACGGACAGCGCTCCGCCGCGCTGGCGGCCCACCTGTTCGGCCGCGACGCCGCCGTGCCGCCGTCGTGGCCCGACCCGGCACGGCCACTGCTGCTACCGGTGCTCGGCGCACGGGCCGCGCGCGCCCACCGTCGACTGCGGCGCGACGAGGCGTCCGGTGCCGTCCCGCCCCCGGCAATTCCGTGCCCGCCGATGCGCTCCAACGCCCTCGACGACGGGCCGCGCATCCTCCGCGTGCTCACCCGGCGGCGGCACGACCTCGGTGCCGGCACGGTCACCGTCGCCGTGCTGTCCGCGGTCGCCGAGGCGCTCACCGGGCACCTGCGCGCGCTCGGCGACGATCCGGCCGGTCTCGGTGCCGAGGTGCCGATGGCCACGGCGCCGCCTCGACGCGCCCACAACCACTACGGCAACGTCGGCGTCGGCCTGCATCCGGACCTGCCGGCCTCCGCGCGCGCCGAGCGCATCGCCGCCGACCTGCGCGACCGTCGCGTGCGCGCCGAGCACCCTGCGCATCGGGCGGACGCCCGCGCGTTCGCCGCGACGCCGGCGCCGCTGCTGCGATGGGGGATCGGCCACTTCGACCCGACCGTCCGGCCCGTGTCGGTGAGCGGCAACGCCGTCGTCTCCAGCGTCCACCGCGGACCGGCGGACCTCGCGTTCGGTGGTGCGCCGGTCCTGCTGACGTCGAGCTTTCCGAGCCTGTCGCCGCTGATGGCACTGGCGCACGGGGTGCACGGACTGGGCGACGTCGTCGCGGTCAGCGTGCACTCCACCGAGGCCGTGCTCGGCGGTCCCGACGGGGTCGCCGCCTACGTCGACCGCCTCGATGCGGCGCTCTGA